The Leptospira johnsonii genome window below encodes:
- a CDS encoding HDOD domain-containing protein, with protein sequence MLNPTELTETLVSGKDIELEYRFISDEDHQQIYLLLLQVLGNLDRLFLTEVVSTILKELLMNANKANAKRLFFLTEGLNINEASHYNKGMKRFLEDIIHKWDEQEKVLKGSNLSVRLRAKIMNQNLIFLIENDAALLPQESERIKARLESASKFNDLSDAFLSMADSQESAGLGLVLIQLLLKNSGIGSDKFKIETDGKITRATLVIPKQIVPLDVATKLKDRILAEVDGLPPLPHTLTRIINLCNNPDSDLGVIANEIERNPAISADLLKLSNSAGFASRNKVNTIVQAVKVVGLKNVRNLLYVSGVRKIMEGRYSKLQEVWNHSNLASYFARQVSQRAGLGKLSDIAAVGALLHDLGKFILLSLDPTLFKRLASYQKHRDLSNSTILEEISTGISHPTLGAMLARKWDFPPDLVHMIEFHHRAFMATNTIYTDLVDSVYVANMMCDYLDKKTSYYAADSSILKKFQLDDKAKFEETCEKLAKAYEIANEEN encoded by the coding sequence ATGCTAAATCCGACCGAACTCACGGAAACCCTCGTCTCTGGGAAAGATATCGAACTGGAATATAGATTTATTTCGGACGAGGACCACCAGCAGATCTATCTTCTGCTACTCCAGGTTCTAGGGAACTTGGACAGGTTATTTCTTACGGAAGTGGTTTCTACCATTCTGAAAGAACTTTTGATGAACGCAAATAAAGCGAACGCCAAGAGGCTATTCTTCCTTACGGAGGGACTGAATATAAACGAAGCATCTCATTATAACAAAGGGATGAAACGTTTCCTGGAAGATATCATTCATAAATGGGACGAACAGGAGAAGGTACTCAAAGGTTCCAATTTATCCGTTCGCCTCCGAGCAAAGATCATGAATCAGAACCTGATCTTTTTGATAGAGAATGATGCGGCACTTCTTCCCCAAGAATCCGAAAGGATCAAAGCAAGATTAGAATCCGCAAGCAAGTTCAACGATCTATCGGACGCATTTCTTTCCATGGCGGATAGCCAAGAAAGTGCGGGGCTTGGGCTCGTCCTCATACAGTTATTATTAAAAAACTCAGGAATAGGTTCTGATAAATTTAAGATAGAGACTGACGGTAAGATCACAAGAGCGACTTTAGTGATCCCTAAACAGATCGTTCCATTGGACGTGGCAACCAAACTCAAGGATAGGATCTTGGCAGAAGTGGATGGACTTCCCCCACTTCCTCATACTCTTACAAGGATCATTAATCTTTGTAATAATCCAGACTCGGATCTGGGAGTGATCGCAAACGAAATAGAAAGAAACCCTGCAATCAGCGCGGACCTTCTAAAACTTTCCAACTCTGCAGGTTTCGCGAGTAGGAATAAGGTAAATACCATCGTCCAAGCTGTTAAGGTTGTGGGACTGAAGAACGTTCGGAATCTTTTGTATGTATCAGGCGTACGAAAGATCATGGAAGGAAGATATTCCAAACTCCAGGAAGTATGGAACCATTCCAACCTTGCGAGTTATTTCGCGAGGCAGGTTTCTCAAAGAGCGGGACTCGGAAAACTTTCCGATATCGCAGCAGTCGGTGCCTTACTTCATGATTTAGGAAAATTCATTTTGCTTTCTTTGGACCCTACATTGTTCAAACGTTTGGCGTCTTACCAAAAGCATAGGGACCTTTCAAATTCCACGATCTTAGAAGAAATTTCCACAGGTATTTCTCATCCCACCCTGGGAGCGATGCTCGCCAGAAAATGGGATTTTCCTCCTGACCTTGTACATATGATCGAATTTCATCATAGAGCTTTCATGGCGACTAACACGATTTATACGGATTTAGTTGATTCTGTATACGTGGCAAATATGATGTGCGATTATCTGGATAAGAAAACCAGCTATTATGCCGCTGACTCGAGTATACTAAAAAAATTCCAGTTAGACGATAAGGCAAAGTTCGAAGAGACCTGCGAAAAATTAGCAAAGGCCTACGAGATCGCGAATGAAGAAAACTGA
- a CDS encoding ABC transporter ATP-binding protein, whose product MKKTESNNLLNLHGIKFYRSGTPILDGIDFQINSGEHWVLLGRNGAGKTTLVNLIYGSVWPTAGRINLFGETFGETPLQILRNKIGILDSSQQESALQKSLTVYDVLLTGFFHTIGFYRESNAWEEKEAERILEENGFGAKRNQLFRTLSSGEKKKVLFLRAMCTSPEFVILDEPCSGLDLTAREEFIDFLDEYKKNRNFTSIYITHRIDEIPPFYEHAALLKSGKILFSGEIKEAFSSARLSELYDRKVEAENRNGTWVAVTERK is encoded by the coding sequence ATGAAGAAAACTGAATCCAATAATCTACTCAATTTACACGGAATTAAGTTTTATAGATCAGGGACTCCTATTCTAGATGGGATCGATTTTCAGATCAATTCCGGAGAACATTGGGTGCTCTTAGGCCGTAATGGCGCCGGAAAAACCACTCTAGTAAATTTGATCTACGGTTCTGTGTGGCCTACTGCTGGTAGGATCAATCTTTTCGGCGAGACCTTCGGAGAAACTCCTTTGCAGATTTTGCGTAATAAAATAGGCATCTTGGATTCTTCTCAACAAGAAAGCGCGCTCCAAAAAAGTCTTACTGTTTACGATGTGCTTCTCACCGGTTTTTTTCATACCATAGGTTTTTACAGAGAATCAAATGCCTGGGAAGAAAAGGAAGCGGAACGAATTTTAGAAGAGAACGGATTCGGTGCGAAAAGAAACCAGCTATTCAGGACATTATCCTCCGGAGAAAAAAAGAAAGTCCTCTTCTTAAGAGCGATGTGCACTTCTCCAGAATTTGTGATCTTAGATGAGCCTTGTTCCGGACTGGATCTGACCGCCAGAGAAGAATTTATAGACTTCTTGGATGAATATAAGAAGAATCGAAACTTTACTTCTATTTATATTACTCACAGGATCGACGAGATCCCGCCTTTTTACGAACATGCAGCTCTTTTAAAATCAGGTAAGATACTATTCTCAGGCGAGATCAAGGAAGCATTCAGTTCCGCAAGACTTTCGGAGCTATACGATCGTAAGGTAGAAGCGGAAAATCGGAATGGCACCTGGGTCGCAGTGACTGAAAGAAAGTAA
- the topA gene encoding type I DNA topoisomerase: MSVLVLVESPTKVKTISSYLGKEYKVLATFGHILDLPADRIGIKIEKDFEPEYVPLKGKKKILSSILKEAKSHSSVLIATDPDREGEFIGYILAQKLGKKAKISRIRFQEIQKDKILQAISEPDEIDLDLVDSQKARRILDRLIGYKISPFLWRAVGGDGLSAGRVQSVALKWICEREEEIRSFVPVTTWLVSATVFYGSGENDKIVFYPKREAFLTQNEASGFLDSIVKKTKVLQITERKEKLGETLPPPPFTTAALQQEAFRILKFSASKTMKLAQELYEGIDLGKGKSQGLITYMRTDSVRIGEEAIGSIRKKIQSKFGPEFVSDKTQTYRLRKTKGKSQDAHEAIRPVDIFLEPSFVFELGDRNLSKDSKRLYELIWKRSIASQMKPETWKRLEFVANAGGEVWEGEKLFSIDPGYKKIYNQYADILPAWKKGETLTPDPWEIQEKTTEPPPRYTEASLVSKLEKEGIGRPSTFASILETLYKRKYVYSEKGKLYSETLGERVNSFLQAAFADLFREKFTSEMEKKLDSIASGEESRSKVLSEFYSVLESQLKKTNIIEINKKLKEKPKTPKYGICPVCKEGERVKKKSSKKKEYYICSRFPACDYAEYI, from the coding sequence ATGTCCGTCCTAGTACTTGTAGAATCTCCTACTAAAGTCAAAACCATCTCTTCCTATTTGGGAAAGGAATACAAGGTGCTAGCCACCTTCGGACATATTTTGGATCTTCCGGCTGATCGTATCGGGATCAAAATAGAAAAGGATTTTGAGCCGGAGTATGTTCCTCTAAAAGGCAAAAAGAAGATACTATCTTCCATTTTAAAAGAGGCAAAATCCCATTCTTCTGTACTCATCGCAACCGACCCGGATAGAGAAGGAGAATTTATTGGCTACATCCTGGCCCAAAAATTAGGGAAGAAGGCAAAGATCTCCCGAATTCGTTTCCAAGAAATACAGAAGGACAAAATTTTACAGGCAATCTCCGAACCTGATGAGATCGATCTGGACTTAGTGGATTCTCAAAAGGCCAGAAGGATCTTAGATAGACTCATCGGATATAAGATCAGTCCTTTTTTATGGAGAGCGGTAGGCGGAGACGGTCTTTCTGCAGGAAGAGTACAATCAGTCGCTCTAAAATGGATTTGCGAACGCGAAGAAGAGATCCGCAGCTTTGTTCCTGTTACCACCTGGCTTGTTTCCGCTACCGTGTTTTACGGATCTGGAGAAAATGATAAGATCGTTTTTTATCCTAAAAGAGAAGCGTTTCTCACTCAAAATGAAGCTTCTGGATTCCTGGATTCTATAGTAAAAAAAACGAAAGTATTACAGATCACGGAGAGAAAGGAAAAACTAGGGGAAACACTTCCTCCTCCTCCTTTTACTACTGCCGCTTTACAGCAAGAGGCGTTTAGGATCTTAAAATTTTCCGCATCTAAAACAATGAAACTTGCTCAGGAATTATATGAGGGAATAGATCTGGGAAAAGGAAAATCCCAAGGACTGATCACTTATATGAGAACAGATTCAGTCCGGATAGGAGAAGAAGCAATCGGATCCATCCGTAAAAAGATCCAATCCAAGTTCGGTCCTGAATTTGTGTCCGACAAGACCCAAACTTACAGACTCAGAAAAACAAAAGGAAAATCCCAGGATGCCCATGAGGCAATCCGACCGGTAGATATATTTTTAGAACCTTCTTTTGTATTCGAGCTAGGGGATCGGAATCTAAGTAAGGACTCTAAAAGATTATACGAGTTGATCTGGAAACGTTCAATTGCTTCTCAAATGAAACCTGAGACTTGGAAAAGATTGGAATTTGTAGCAAACGCTGGAGGAGAAGTTTGGGAAGGAGAAAAACTTTTTAGCATAGATCCCGGTTATAAAAAGATCTATAATCAATATGCTGATATTCTTCCTGCTTGGAAAAAGGGAGAGACTCTAACTCCCGATCCTTGGGAGATCCAAGAAAAAACCACAGAACCTCCTCCCAGATATACCGAGGCAAGTCTTGTATCCAAACTGGAAAAAGAAGGAATTGGCAGGCCTTCTACATTTGCTTCTATCCTAGAAACATTATACAAAAGAAAATATGTATATTCCGAAAAAGGAAAATTATATTCGGAGACCCTTGGAGAAAGAGTAAATTCTTTTTTGCAGGCGGCGTTTGCGGATCTATTCCGAGAAAAATTCACTTCCGAAATGGAAAAAAAATTAGATTCTATCGCGTCTGGTGAGGAAAGTAGATCCAAGGTACTTTCCGAATTTTATTCAGTTCTGGAATCTCAATTAAAGAAAACGAATATAATTGAGATCAATAAGAAACTAAAAGAAAAGCCGAAAACTCCGAAATATGGGATCTGTCCTGTATGTAAAGAAGGAGAGAGGGTCAAAAAGAAGTCTTCTAAAAAGAAAGAATATTATATCTGTTCGAGATTTCCGGCATGTGATTATGCAGAATATATTTAA